The Deltaproteobacteria bacterium genome includes the window GACGGTAAGAAAGGCACATACGGTCAGTATGCAGATTACGACTTTTCTCATGGCGCACCTCGAAGAGCCTGCTGTTTTCTGTTACTTGTTTTCTGATGCTGATATTCCGGTAAATTATACCAGTTAAGGCGGTTGGTCAAGCATAATCTCATGAAATACATCTATATTTCCCCAGGAAACCTCATCTTCGGAATACGGCCCCCGTGCTCGCTGATGTGACCAGCCGCGAATACCGTTCAAGATACCCTCCGCCGGTCACCGTTTCTTTGGGAACATATTCTTCTTTGCGACGGTCCAGTTCTGCCGGGTCGACCATCAGCTGAATGTGCTTGTTCGGTATATCGATGCTGATGCGATCCCCCTCCCTGACCAGGGCGATGGGACCGCCCTCGGCCGCTTCGGGTGAAATATGGCCTATTGCTGCACCGCGCGTCCCGCCGCTGAACCGGCCGTCGGTCAGAAGCGCCACCGTTGTGTCCAATCCCATGCCGGCGATGGCCGATGTGGGGGAGAGCATTTCACGCATGCCCGGTCCCCCTTTCGGGCCTTCATAGCGGATCACCACGACATCCCCGGACACGACGGCCCCGCTGAGGATCGATCCGATGGCATCCTCCTCGGAGTCGAAGACCCGTGCCCGTCCCTCGTTGATAAGCATGTCCGGAGCAACGGCCGACTGTTTGACGACGGCTCCCTCAGGTGCCAGGTTTCCCCGGAGAACAGCGATACCGCCCTTCTGGCCGTAGGGATTCTCGATGGAACGGATCACATCGGTGTTCAGAACAGCCGCCGCGGCGATATTGTCTTCGACGGTACCTCCCGTGACCGTCATGCAGCGAAGGTTCACGCGTCCCTTCTTCGACAGTTCCTTCATGACGGCCTGAATGCCGCCGGCACTGTCAAGGTCTTCCACGTGATGCGGACCCACGGGGCTGAGGGAACAGATATTCGGCGTTTCTTCGCTGATCTCGTTGAAGAGGTCGAGGTCCAGCGTGAGCCCCGCCTCATATGCGATGGCGGGAATATGAAGTACCGTATTGGTGGAGCAGCCCAGCGCCATGTCAACGGCGATCGCGTTTTTGAAGGCGTCGAGAGTGGCGATGTCACGGGGAGTGATGTTCCTTTCCACAAGGTGCATGATCTTCATGCCCGCCTC containing:
- the ilvD gene encoding dihydroxy-acid dehydratase, encoding MRSDLMKKGLERAPHRSLFKAMGYTDEELARPIIGVANSANEIVPGHVHLDRIAEDVKAGIRLAGGTPVEFSTIGVCDGIAMGHRGMKYSLASRELIADSVEIMAMAHPFDGLVLIPNCDKIVPGMLMAAIRLNIPAIVVSGGPMMAGSLKGRPVDLISVFEAVGKVKSGTATPGDLSELENCACPGCGSCSGMFTANSMNCVTEALGLGLPGNGTIPAVQAARRRLAKEAGMKIMHLVERNITPRDIATLDAFKNAIAVDMALGCSTNTVLHIPAIAYEAGLTLDLDLFNEISEETPNICSLSPVGPHHVEDLDSAGGIQAVMKELSKKGRVNLRCMTVTGGTVEDNIAAAAVLNTDVIRSIENPYGQKGGIAVLRGNLAPEGAVVKQSAVAPDMLINEGRARVFDSEEDAIGSILSGAVVSGDVVVIRYEGPKGGPGMREMLSPTSAIAGMGLDTTVALLTDGRFSGGTRGAAIGHISPEAAEGGPIALVREGDRISIDIPNKHIQLMVDPAELDRRKEEYVPKETVTGGGYLERYSRLVTSASTGAVFRR